A genomic window from Planctomycetia bacterium includes:
- the truA gene encoding tRNA pseudouridine(38-40) synthase TruA has product MRTIKLTLAYDGAAYRGWQRQPGNRTLQDELEQALQRIVGERVVVSGSGRTDSGVHALGQTASFHTEATLTPAAFRRALNAELPNDIVVVAAEEAAPGFHARKQAKRKRYRYIIHNSRTADVFRRGTSWHYCYGKLDAEAMHRAAQHWRGTHDFRSFETQWPQRSSSVRTVLDIDCRRLVAPDEKVIYFEVEADGFLYNMVRTMVGTLVEVGRGRKPESWTQELVAAGDRKLAGMKVPAQGLFLLSVHYDDGPAS; this is encoded by the coding sequence ATGCGCACGATCAAGCTCACTCTCGCTTACGACGGCGCCGCTTATCGCGGGTGGCAGCGCCAGCCCGGCAATCGGACGCTGCAAGATGAGCTCGAGCAAGCTCTCCAGCGCATCGTCGGCGAGCGCGTCGTCGTTTCCGGCAGCGGTCGAACCGATTCCGGCGTTCACGCGCTCGGGCAAACCGCGAGTTTTCATACCGAGGCGACGTTGACGCCGGCTGCGTTTCGCCGAGCGCTGAATGCCGAGTTGCCGAACGACATCGTCGTCGTCGCGGCCGAAGAAGCCGCCCCGGGATTTCATGCGAGGAAGCAGGCGAAGCGAAAGCGATACCGCTACATCATTCACAACAGCCGGACGGCCGATGTGTTTCGCCGCGGCACGTCGTGGCACTATTGCTACGGCAAGCTCGACGCCGAAGCGATGCATCGCGCAGCGCAACACTGGCGCGGCACGCACGACTTCCGCTCGTTCGAAACGCAGTGGCCGCAACGCTCGTCGAGCGTGAGAACCGTGCTCGATATCGATTGCCGCAGGCTTGTCGCACCGGACGAGAAAGTGATCTACTTCGAAGTCGAAGCCGACGGCTTTCTCTATAACATGGTCCGCACGATGGTCGGCACGCTGGTCGAGGTCGGTCGTGGCCGCAAGCCCGAAAGCTGGACGCAAGAACTCGTCGCGGCGGGCGACCGCAAGCTCGCAGGCATGAAGGTGCCGGCTCAAGGCTTGTTCCTGCTGAGCGTGCATTACGACGACGGGCCGGCATCGTAA
- a CDS encoding CvpA family protein: METYDIVMLAVLGCATLFGFLKGFAWQVASLASLTLSYFCAYRFADQIAPLLNADPRWSKYLAMLLVYCGTGFAVWMGFRFVSGAIDKIRLREFDRQMGGLVGVAKGVLLCTIITFFAVSLSEQTRGAVLRSKSGVYIAGFLHKATPIMPPEWIALLGPYLDKLDKGLNPNQQVEYPSIPTLPGNLTTQLNQAAGAYGQQMLQQSLGNNGLPTGYTQGAPQYGPAPNYQQNYQPQYTQPQYNQPQYAQPQMPQPQYYTPGQQTQPMNPYSSGS, encoded by the coding sequence ATGGAAACCTACGACATCGTCATGCTGGCAGTGCTCGGCTGCGCCACGCTCTTCGGATTTCTGAAAGGCTTCGCGTGGCAAGTGGCGTCGTTGGCTTCGCTTACGCTGAGCTATTTCTGCGCGTATCGCTTTGCCGACCAGATCGCGCCGCTGTTGAACGCCGATCCGCGCTGGAGCAAATATCTGGCGATGCTGCTCGTCTATTGCGGCACCGGCTTCGCCGTCTGGATGGGCTTCCGCTTCGTCTCGGGCGCCATCGATAAGATCCGGCTCCGCGAGTTCGATCGCCAGATGGGCGGGCTCGTCGGCGTCGCAAAAGGCGTATTGCTATGCACGATCATCACGTTCTTCGCCGTATCGCTTAGCGAACAAACTCGCGGTGCCGTGCTGCGCTCGAAGTCGGGCGTTTACATCGCCGGCTTCCTGCACAAAGCCACGCCGATCATGCCGCCGGAGTGGATCGCGCTGCTCGGACCGTACCTCGACAAGCTCGACAAAGGCTTGAACCCGAACCAGCAAGTCGAGTATCCGTCGATCCCGACTCTGCCGGGCAACCTCACCACGCAACTCAACCAAGCGGCCGGAGCCTATGGACAGCAAATGCTCCAACAGTCGCTAGGCAACAACGGCCTGCCGACCGGCTACACCCAAGGCGCCCCGCAATACGGCCCAGCCCCCAACTACCAACAAAACTACCAACCGCAATACACACAACCTCAATACAACCAACCGCAGTACGCGCAACCGCAAATGCCCCAACCGCAATACTACACCCCAGGCCAACAAACCCAGCCGATGAACCCGTATTCGTCGGGGTCGTAA
- a CDS encoding acetyl-CoA carboxylase carboxyltransferase subunit alpha yields the protein MAAGTRLLFERPIYELEDRVALLESSPQKTPETIEEARKLRREAAELKKKVFANLEPWQTVEVSRHPDRPMTSDYLNLVFDDFVELHGDKSFGDDRAILTGFAKLGEQKVMVIGHQKGKTLKERQACHFGCAHPEGYRKAMLRMKAAAKYKLPVVCFIDTPGAYPGIGAEERGQAQIIASSMFEMSRLPTPIVCIVIGEGGSGGALGIGVGDRVALLEHAYYSVISPEGCAGILWKSHTFKEKAAKALKLTSRDLLRFKVIDDIIEEPLGGAHRDHNQTAARMKMYLQRSFRELLALTPEKLLAARYEKFRRMGMFLEGGKA from the coding sequence ATGGCCGCCGGCACCCGCCTCTTATTCGAACGTCCGATCTACGAATTGGAAGATCGCGTCGCATTGCTCGAATCGTCGCCGCAAAAGACCCCCGAGACGATCGAAGAAGCTCGCAAACTACGGCGCGAAGCGGCCGAGTTGAAGAAGAAAGTCTTCGCCAATCTCGAGCCGTGGCAGACCGTCGAAGTCTCCCGCCATCCCGATCGCCCGATGACGAGCGACTATCTCAATCTCGTATTCGACGACTTCGTCGAACTGCACGGCGACAAATCGTTCGGCGACGATCGCGCCATTCTCACGGGCTTCGCCAAACTCGGCGAACAAAAAGTGATGGTCATCGGCCACCAAAAAGGGAAAACGCTCAAAGAACGCCAGGCCTGCCACTTCGGCTGCGCGCATCCCGAAGGCTACCGCAAGGCGATGTTGCGCATGAAGGCCGCGGCGAAATATAAGCTGCCGGTCGTCTGCTTCATCGACACGCCGGGCGCCTATCCCGGCATCGGCGCCGAAGAACGAGGCCAAGCGCAAATCATTGCGTCGTCGATGTTCGAGATGTCGCGTCTGCCGACGCCGATCGTCTGCATCGTCATCGGCGAAGGGGGCTCCGGCGGCGCGCTCGGGATCGGCGTGGGAGATCGCGTGGCCCTGCTCGAGCACGCCTACTATTCCGTGATTAGTCCCGAGGGTTGTGCGGGTATTCTTTGGAAAAGCCACACCTTCAAAGAGAAAGCCGCCAAGGCGCTGAAGCTGACCTCGCGCGACCTGCTCCGCTTCAAAGTCATCGACGACATCATCGAAGAGCCGCTCGGCGGCGCCCATCGCGACCACAACCAAACCGCAGCTCGCATGAAGATGTATCTGCAACGGTCGTTTCGCGAGCTACTGGCCTTAACGCCGGAAAAACTCCTCGCGGCCCGCTACGAAAAGTTCCGCCGGATGGGAATGTTTCTCGAAGGCGGCAAAGCGTAA
- a CDS encoding DUF262 domain-containing protein produces the protein MTTPLFPIDPDQVAAAEVQILEQSKRIEFYLTELSVELLAKKMEDGDFDIPGYQREDTWEHERKSRFLESLLMGLPIPFLFFWERPDGKLEIVDGSQRLRTIHQFLLGDLCFSALEQLTELEGLRFTDLPESRQRKVKNRSIRGIVLNEHADEQARFDIFERINTGSKIANKAEVRRGALTGPFLDLVISLARDPLFIELAPVTPAGVNLREREELITRFFAYGDGLEGYRDRPADFFFAYAKKMNDVLRAHPEKLEEYHKRFHDTMKFSQRIYPLGFKKTARATETPRTRFEALAIGTYLALAEKPEMMDAPPDVSAWLSSAEFASLTKSGGANPIASLRSRLNYVREQLLNA, from the coding sequence ATGACTACGCCACTTTTTCCGATCGACCCTGATCAAGTTGCCGCTGCCGAAGTTCAGATACTCGAGCAATCGAAGCGTATCGAATTCTATTTAACTGAACTTTCGGTCGAACTGCTCGCGAAGAAGATGGAGGACGGCGATTTTGATATCCCGGGATACCAGCGCGAAGATACCTGGGAGCATGAACGAAAATCGCGATTCCTAGAATCGCTATTAATGGGCTTGCCGATTCCGTTCCTGTTTTTCTGGGAACGGCCCGATGGGAAGTTGGAAATTGTCGACGGATCCCAGCGTCTGCGAACCATTCACCAGTTCCTCCTTGGCGACCTATGCTTTAGTGCGCTTGAGCAATTGACCGAGTTGGAAGGCTTGCGTTTCACCGACCTGCCAGAGTCGCGTCAAAGGAAGGTAAAGAATCGCTCGATACGCGGAATCGTTTTGAACGAGCATGCGGACGAGCAAGCCCGGTTTGACATCTTTGAGCGTATTAATACCGGCAGTAAGATTGCGAACAAGGCCGAAGTTCGTCGCGGCGCGCTCACTGGCCCATTCTTGGATCTCGTAATCTCGCTTGCCCGAGATCCGCTATTCATTGAACTAGCCCCGGTAACGCCGGCTGGCGTAAATCTACGCGAGCGGGAAGAACTCATCACTCGGTTCTTCGCGTACGGTGACGGTCTAGAAGGCTACCGCGATCGCCCCGCCGATTTTTTCTTCGCATACGCCAAAAAAATGAACGACGTTCTACGTGCACATCCGGAAAAGCTAGAGGAATATCACAAACGCTTTCACGATACGATGAAATTCTCGCAGCGCATTTACCCGCTAGGATTCAAGAAGACCGCCAGGGCAACAGAAACTCCTCGCACGCGCTTTGAAGCTCTCGCAATTGGTACATACTTAGCTTTAGCCGAGAAGCCGGAAATGATGGATGCTCCGCCGGACGTGTCCGCTTGGTTATCTAGCGCCGAATTTGCTTCATTGACGAAGTCCGGGGGAGCCAATCCAATCGCAAGCTTACGCAGTCGCCTGAACTATGTTCGCGAGCAGCTTTTAAACGCATGA
- a CDS encoding DNA cytosine methyltransferase → MPRIPVISCVDLFCGLGGLTHGLTEGGVNVTLGVDLDPHCKYPYEQNNDASFLTMNVEDVTSKTLEPFWRNGSYRLLAGCAPCQPFSTFSRTITRLGRKIERDQKWDLVAEFGRLVKEVKPDFVTMENVPQVADHSVFKDFTKSLKGYHVWHSAIQCSDYGIPQTRRRLVLLASRLGPLELQSPNDNDHKKSTVKKAILNLPRLSAGECDPQDALHAAPRLSPLNLRRIKASVPGGTWRDWKSSLVASCHKKKSGETFPGVYGRMEWDQPAPTITTQSFSYGTGRFGHPEQDRAITLREAAILQTFPRNYRFLRAGERANFSVLGRLIGNAVPVRLGEVIATTLISHIKSYKRSD, encoded by the coding sequence GTGCCTAGAATTCCCGTAATATCCTGTGTTGATCTTTTCTGCGGACTTGGCGGCTTAACGCATGGCCTCACGGAAGGTGGTGTGAATGTTACCCTCGGCGTTGATTTAGATCCCCACTGCAAGTACCCCTACGAGCAAAACAACGATGCGTCTTTCCTTACGATGAATGTTGAAGACGTCACGTCTAAGACGCTTGAGCCATTCTGGCGCAATGGCTCATATCGATTACTGGCCGGTTGTGCTCCGTGCCAGCCGTTTTCTACTTTCAGCCGAACCATCACTCGACTCGGCCGCAAGATAGAACGCGATCAGAAGTGGGATCTCGTCGCCGAATTCGGGCGTCTCGTCAAAGAAGTGAAACCTGACTTTGTCACAATGGAAAACGTTCCTCAGGTGGCAGATCACTCCGTTTTCAAAGACTTCACGAAGTCACTTAAGGGATACCACGTTTGGCACTCCGCAATTCAATGTTCCGACTACGGCATTCCGCAAACTCGCAGGCGTCTTGTGTTACTCGCGTCTCGTCTCGGGCCGTTGGAACTACAGTCGCCAAACGACAATGATCATAAAAAGTCGACGGTAAAAAAAGCCATTTTGAATCTTCCACGACTTTCGGCTGGCGAATGTGATCCCCAAGATGCACTCCATGCGGCACCTCGTTTGAGTCCATTGAATCTACGCCGCATCAAGGCTTCTGTGCCCGGTGGCACCTGGCGTGATTGGAAGTCTTCGCTCGTTGCGTCGTGCCACAAAAAGAAATCCGGCGAAACGTTTCCGGGCGTATATGGCCGTATGGAATGGGATCAACCTGCTCCGACGATAACCACGCAAAGCTTCTCCTACGGAACGGGTCGATTTGGTCATCCCGAGCAGGATCGTGCAATTACGCTTCGAGAAGCGGCGATTTTGCAAACGTTTCCACGGAATTATCGTTTTTTGCGAGCGGGTGAACGCGCGAATTTCAGCGTTCTCGGCAGGCTAATCGGTAATGCTGTTCCTGTTCGACTGGGCGAAGTGATTGCTACCACATTGATATCGCATATTAAGTCTTATAAGCGGAGCGACTGA
- a CDS encoding serine/threonine protein kinase, which translates to MSAISSSFVGTNRLLYLIRSGRYCQVWAAIDDSRQRRCAIKFLLPEFRSDKEQVVALQNEFAIGSKLDHPLLLGAHEYGEAGCGPYVLMELFAGLNLRDVLNETWKDMLCLLPTIVAQAAESASRLNEHGFLHLDLKPDNYILNEHGEIRLIDFALARRPPKGWERWFWKRRQRSIQGTRSYLSPEQIRREPVDLRSDVYSLGCTFFHLATGIPPYTASTSNELLTKHLHFPLPNPETDNPSVTSSFAQLVMKMMAKDPADRPPSAAEVSNELKRISVLKDDEVASKPARPTLKSQKSLK; encoded by the coding sequence GTGTCCGCGATTAGCTCCTCGTTCGTCGGCACGAATCGATTGCTGTATCTCATCCGCTCGGGCCGATACTGCCAAGTTTGGGCGGCGATCGACGACTCGCGGCAACGACGTTGCGCAATCAAGTTTCTGTTGCCCGAATTCCGATCGGACAAAGAGCAAGTCGTTGCGCTGCAAAACGAGTTTGCCATAGGATCGAAGCTCGACCATCCGTTGCTGCTCGGAGCGCACGAATACGGGGAAGCCGGTTGCGGTCCTTATGTGTTGATGGAGTTGTTCGCCGGGCTAAACCTGCGCGACGTACTTAATGAAACCTGGAAGGACATGCTCTGCTTGCTGCCGACGATCGTCGCGCAAGCGGCCGAATCGGCAAGCCGACTCAACGAACATGGATTTCTGCATCTCGATCTCAAGCCCGACAATTACATTCTGAACGAACATGGTGAAATCCGACTGATCGACTTTGCCTTGGCGCGACGACCGCCCAAAGGTTGGGAACGTTGGTTTTGGAAGCGACGCCAGCGCTCGATCCAAGGAACCCGCAGCTATCTTTCGCCGGAGCAAATACGCCGCGAGCCGGTCGATCTAAGATCCGACGTCTATAGTCTCGGCTGCACGTTCTTCCATCTTGCCACCGGAATCCCCCCCTACACCGCTTCGACCAGCAACGAACTTCTGACGAAACACTTACACTTTCCGCTCCCGAACCCGGAAACCGATAACCCCAGCGTGACGTCGAGCTTCGCTCAACTCGTAATGAAGATGATGGCGAAAGATCCCGCCGATCGCCCCCCTTCGGCAGCTGAAGTGAGTAACGAGTTGAAACGGATTTCCGTCTTGAAAGACGACGAAGTCGCTTCCAAGCCTGCACGCCCGACGCTCAAGAGTCAAAAGTCGCTTAAGTAA